A stretch of the Malus sylvestris chromosome 10, drMalSylv7.2, whole genome shotgun sequence genome encodes the following:
- the LOC126587834 gene encoding probable mitochondrial import inner membrane translocase subunit TIM21 isoform X1, whose protein sequence is MGSYKCAMELLRKNQVDLIRVLPRMRLRGQRAFHTEEVKADQLLAVVRSGFASQSAAPGSHLTRGVARANGIPVLYGRYPAREFMHASWPQSQLIRNYRASTTIPLFSRSFSSKATRKQQQSSSENKKDVSTIEDPFDAPTYNIPEKPVTFVEGASYSLVIFAGLGIAVAAGYAVFKELIFEPKEYKIFNKALKRIQDDAQVRMRVGYPITGYGQESRNRAARQRIPNRVWHDEEGVEHVEVNFHVRGPHGAGKVFAEMFKDGTDNQWKFTYLIVQIQSPSPTQLILESYLPSYNTAN, encoded by the exons ATGG gatCCTACAAGTGTGCAATGGAGTTATTGAGGAAAAATCAAGTAGATTTGATTAGGGTTTTGCCCAGGATGAGATTGAGGGGGCAGCGGGCTTTCCACACAGAGGAGGTCAAGGCagatcag TTGCTGGCAGTAGTAAGATCAGGTTTTGCGAGTCAATCTGCTGCTCCCGGAAGCCATTTGACTAGG GGCGTAGCCAGAGCTAATG GAATTCCTGTTCTATATGGAAGGTATCCTGCCAGAGAGTTTATGCATGCTTCTTGGCCACAGTCACAACTCATAAGAAACTACAGAGCAAGTACCACCATTCCTCTCTTTAGCAGATCCTTTTCATCAAAAGCTACACGGAAACAGCAACAAAGTTCATCTGAG AATAAGAAAGATGTATCTACTATAGAGGATCCTTTTGATGCTCCTACATACAACATCCCAGAAAAGCCTGTGACGTTTGTAGAGGGAGCTTCCTACAGTCTTGTCATTTTTGCAGGGCTTGGAATTGCTGTTGCTGCAGGATATGCTGTTTTCAAGGAGCTTATTTTTGAACCAAAAGA GTACAAGATCTTTAACAAGGCTCTTAAAAGGATTCAAGATGATGCACAG gTTAGGATGAGGGTCGGATATCCTATTACTGGATACGGTCAAGAAAGTAGAAACCGTGCTGCTCGCCAACGCATTCCCAACAGAGTATGGCACGATGAAGAAGGCGTAGAGCATGTAGAG GTTAACTTTCATGTTCGCGGACCCCATGGAGCCGGGAAAGTATTTGCGGAGATGTTCAAAGACGGAACAGACAATCAATGGAAGTTCACGTATTTGATTGTTCAGATACAATCACCTTCTCCGACACAATTGATTCTAGAGTCTTATCTGCCTTCTTACAACACAGCCAACTAG
- the LOC126587834 gene encoding probable mitochondrial import inner membrane translocase subunit TIM21 isoform X2 produces MELLRKNQVDLIRVLPRMRLRGQRAFHTEEVKADQLLAVVRSGFASQSAAPGSHLTRGVARANGIPVLYGRYPAREFMHASWPQSQLIRNYRASTTIPLFSRSFSSKATRKQQQSSSENKKDVSTIEDPFDAPTYNIPEKPVTFVEGASYSLVIFAGLGIAVAAGYAVFKELIFEPKEYKIFNKALKRIQDDAQVRMRVGYPITGYGQESRNRAARQRIPNRVWHDEEGVEHVEVNFHVRGPHGAGKVFAEMFKDGTDNQWKFTYLIVQIQSPSPTQLILESYLPSYNTAN; encoded by the exons ATGGAGTTATTGAGGAAAAATCAAGTAGATTTGATTAGGGTTTTGCCCAGGATGAGATTGAGGGGGCAGCGGGCTTTCCACACAGAGGAGGTCAAGGCagatcag TTGCTGGCAGTAGTAAGATCAGGTTTTGCGAGTCAATCTGCTGCTCCCGGAAGCCATTTGACTAGG GGCGTAGCCAGAGCTAATG GAATTCCTGTTCTATATGGAAGGTATCCTGCCAGAGAGTTTATGCATGCTTCTTGGCCACAGTCACAACTCATAAGAAACTACAGAGCAAGTACCACCATTCCTCTCTTTAGCAGATCCTTTTCATCAAAAGCTACACGGAAACAGCAACAAAGTTCATCTGAG AATAAGAAAGATGTATCTACTATAGAGGATCCTTTTGATGCTCCTACATACAACATCCCAGAAAAGCCTGTGACGTTTGTAGAGGGAGCTTCCTACAGTCTTGTCATTTTTGCAGGGCTTGGAATTGCTGTTGCTGCAGGATATGCTGTTTTCAAGGAGCTTATTTTTGAACCAAAAGA GTACAAGATCTTTAACAAGGCTCTTAAAAGGATTCAAGATGATGCACAG gTTAGGATGAGGGTCGGATATCCTATTACTGGATACGGTCAAGAAAGTAGAAACCGTGCTGCTCGCCAACGCATTCCCAACAGAGTATGGCACGATGAAGAAGGCGTAGAGCATGTAGAG GTTAACTTTCATGTTCGCGGACCCCATGGAGCCGGGAAAGTATTTGCGGAGATGTTCAAAGACGGAACAGACAATCAATGGAAGTTCACGTATTTGATTGTTCAGATACAATCACCTTCTCCGACACAATTGATTCTAGAGTCTTATCTGCCTTCTTACAACACAGCCAACTAG
- the LOC126586564 gene encoding myosin-6-like isoform X2 has product MAAAISLVVGSLVWVEDPEEAWLDGEIVEIKSENYKVLCTSGKTVVVKASSVYPKDAEAPPCGVDDMTKLAYLHEPGVLDNLRSRYDINEIYTYTGSILIAVNPFCRLPHLYDSHMMEQYKGADFGELSPHPFAVADEAYRLMINDGISQSILVSGESGAGKTESTKLLMRYLAYMGGRGVAEGRSVEQQVLESNPVLEAFGNAKTVRNNNSSRFGKFVELQFDQNGRISGAAIRTYLLERSRVCQVSNPERNYHCFYMLCAAPPEDVQRFKLGPAKTFHYLNQSDCIELDALDDAEEYIATRKAMEVVGISSEEQDAIFRVVAAILHLGNIEFAKGKEMDSSMPKDDKSWFHLKTAAQLFMCDVKALEDSLCKRIIVTRDETITKWLDPEAAAVSRDALAKVVYSRLFDWLVDKINNSIGQDPDSKFLIGVLDIYGFESFKTNSFEQFCINLTNEKLQQHFNQHVFKMEQEEYTKEEIDWSYIEFVDNKDILDLIEKKPGGIIALLDEACMFPRSTHETFAQKLYQTFKNHKRFMKPKLSQSDFTICHYAGDVTYQTALFLDKNKDYVVAEHQALLSASTCSFVSGMFTSLIEDSSKSSKFSSIGSRFKQQLQQLLETLSSTEPHYIRCVKPNNVLKPAIFENKNVLQQLRCGGVMEAIRISCAGYPTRKAFAEFIDRFGLLAPEVLDGSTDEVNACKRLLQKVGLEGYQIGKTKVFLRAGQMAELDARRSEVLGKSASIIQRKVRSYLAKRSFIVLRLSAIRLQAACRGHLARHVYQGMRREASSLMIQRHLRMYLARKAYKELYCSAVSIQTGMRGLTARNELRFRKQTKAAIIIQSHCRKFLARSHYKKTKKAAIATQCAWRGKVARMELRKLKMAARETGALQAAKNKLEKQVEELTWRLQLEKRMRADMEEAKTQENEKLQSALQEMQVQFKETKAMLEKECEALERAEKVVPLIQEVPVIDHGLMEKLTNENEQLKALVNSLEIKIDETEKKYEEANKMSEERLKQALEAESQIIKLKTNMQRLEEKFADIESENKILRRQQISTPIKRAHEHPPIPPIPETQRVENGHHVNEENRANEPQSATPKKFGTESDSKLRRSFVERQHESVDALINCVVKNIGFSQGKPVAAFTIYKCLLHWKSFEAERTSVFDRLIQMIGSEIENQDNNDHMAYWLSNTSALLFLLQRSLKGSGAGAKKPSAPTSLFGRMTMGFRSSPSSANLASALEVVRQVEAKYPALLFKQQLTAYVEKIYGIIRDNLKKELNPLLSLCIQAPRMSKGVLRSGRSFGKDSPASHWLSIIDGLSTFLSTLKENFVPPVLVKEIFTQTFSYINVQLFNSLLLRRECCTFSNGEYVKSGLAELELWCCQAKEEYAGSSWDELKHIRQAVGFLVIHQKYRISYDEITNDLCPILSVQQLYRICTLYWDDNYNTRSVSPDVISSMRVLMTEDSNNAVSNSFLLDDNSSIPFSVDDLSTSLQEKEFSDVQPADELLEHPAFEFLHE; this is encoded by the exons atg GCTGCTGCTATTAGTCTTGTGGTTGGATCTCTTGTTTGGGTCGAGGATCCTGAAGAAGCTTGGCTAGATGGTGAAATTGTGGAGATTAAAAGTGAAAACTACAAGGTTCTCTGCACTTCAGGGAAGACG GTTGTCGTTAAAGCCTCCAGTGTCTATCCTAAAGATGCCGAGGCCCCACCCTGTGGAGTGGATGATATGACAAAGCTGGCTTATTTGCATGAACCAGGTGTCCTGGATAATTTAAGATCAAGATATGATATCAATGAAATATAT ACTTACACAGGGAGCATTTTGATCGCCGTGAACCCTTTTTGTAGACTACCTCATCTGTATGATAGCCATATGATGGAACAATATAAAGGGGCAGATTTTGGTGAACTGAGCCCACACCCGTTTGCTGTTGCAGACGAGGCATATAG ACTTATGATTAATGACGGAATAAGTCAGTCAATATTGGTTAGTGGTGAGAGTGGGGCTGGTAAAACTGAAAGCACCAAATTGCTTATGCGCTATCTTGCCTACATGGGAGGGAGAGGTGTTGCTGAAGGGAGGAGTGTTGAGCAGCAAGTCTTGGAG TCAAATCCTGTTTTAGAAGCATTTGGAAATGCGAAGACTGTTAGAAACAATAACTCCAG TCGTTTTGGTAAGTTTGTGGAGCTTCAGTTTGATCAGAATGGGAGGATCTCTGGAGCTGCAATCAGAACTTATTTGCTTGAAAGATCACGCGTTTGTCAGGTGTCCAATCCCGAGAGAAATTATCATTGTTTCTACATGCTTTGTGCTGCACCACCTGAG GATGTTCAGAGGTTCAAATTGGGACCCGCAAAAACGTTTCATTATTTGAATCAATCAGATTGTATTGAATTGGATGCGCTTGATGATGCTGAAGAATACATTGCTACAAGGAAGGCAATGGAGGTTGTTGGAATAAGTTCTGAAGAACAG GATGCCATATTTCGAGTTGTGGCAGCAATTCTACATCTTGGAAACATTGAATTTGCAAAGGGTAAGGAAATGGACTCTTCCATGCCGAAGGACGACAAATCTTGGTTCCACCTAAAAACTGCTGCCCAGCTTTTCAT GTGTGATGTGAAGGCGCTAGAAGATTCTCTTTGCAAACGCATTATTGTTACTCGTGATGAAACAATCACAAAATGGCTGGATCCAGAAGCCGCAGCTGTCAGTAGAGATGCTTTGGCTAAAGTTGTGTACTCGAGGTTGTTTGATTG GCTTGTGGATAAGATTAACAATTCAATTGGTCAAGATCCTGACTCAAAGTTCTTAATTGGAGTTTTGGACATTTATGGATTTGAGAGTTTCAAAACGAACAG TTTTGAGCAATTTTGCATCAATTTGACGAATGAGAAGCTTCAGCAACATTTCAATCAG CACGTTTTCAAAATGGAGCAAGAAGAATATACAAAAGAAGAGATTGATTGGAGTTACATTGAATTTGTTGACAACAAAGATATCCTAGATCTGATTGAAAAG AAACCTGGTGGCATAATTGCTCTTCTCGATGAAGCTTG TATGTTTCCAAGATCGACACATGAAACATTTGCTCAGAAGTTATATCAAACATTCAAAAATCATAAGCGCTTCATGAAACCAAAATTGTCTCAAAGTGACTTCACAATTTGCCATTATGCTGGTGAT GTCACTTATCAAACTGCACTGTTTCTGGACAAGAACAAGGACTATGTGGTTGCTGAGCATCAAGCACTTTTGAGTGCTTCTACATGTTCCTTTGTCTCGGGCATGTTTACGTCTTTAATTGAGGATTCGTCCAAGTCGTCAAAGTTTTCCTCAATAGGTTCTCGGTTTAAg CAACAACTGCAACAATTGCTTGAAACTCTCAGTTCTACGGAGCCACATTATATTCGGTGTGTAAAACCCAATAATGTTCTTAAGCCAGCAATCTTTGAGAACAAAAATGTTTTACAACAACTTCGGTGTGGG GGGGTCATGGAAGCAATCAGGATAAGCTGTGCTGGGTATCCTACTAGAAAAGCTTTTGCTGAATTTATAGACCGATTTGGCCTCCTTGCACCTGAAGTTTTGGATGGAAG CACTGATGAGGTCAATGCTTGCAAGAGACTTTTACAGAAGGTGGGCCTAGAAGGCTATCAG ATTGGTAAAACAAAGGTCTTCCTTCGGGCTGGTCAGATGGCGGAACTGGATGCTCGTAGAAGTGAGGTCTTAGGAAAATCAGCTAGTATTATTCAAAGGAAAGTGCGTTCTTATTTGGCTAAAAGAAGTTTTATCGTGCTCCGTCTTTCTGCAATACGACTTCAAGCTGCATGCAGAG GACATCTTGCTCGACATGTCTATCAGGGCATGAGGAGAGAAGCTTCCAGTCTAATGATCCAAAGGCATTTGCGCATGTATCTTGCTAGGAAAGCTTACAAAGAATTGTATTGCTCTGCTGTATCTATTCAGACTGGTATGCGAGGGTTAACTGCCCGTAATGAGCTACGCTTCAGAAAACAGACCAAAGCAGCAATTATCATCcag AGCCACTGTCGCAAATTCTTGGCACGGTCGCATTataagaagacaaagaaagctgCAATTGCCACACAATGTGCTTGGAGGGGAAAGGTTGCTCGTATGGAACTACGAAAGCTTAAGATG GCCGCAAGGGAGACGGGAGCTCTCCAAGCtgccaaaaataaattagaaaagcAAGTTGAAGAATTGACATGGAGATTACAGCTGGAGAAACGAATGAGG GCCGACATGGAAGAAGCCaaaacacaagaaaatgaaaaactacAGTCTGCATTGCAAGAGATGCAAGTTCAATTTAAAGAAACTAAGGCGATGCTTGAGAAGGAGTGTGAAGCCTTAGAAAGAGCTGAAAAAGTAGTCCCATTAATACAGGAGGTTCCAGTTATTGACCATGGCTTGATGGAGAAGCTAACCAACGAAAACGAACAACTTAAG GCTTTAGTGAATTCATTGGAGATAAAAATTGATGAAACAGAAAAGAAATATGAAGAGGCAAACAAAATGAGTGAAGAAAGGTTGAAGCAAGCTTTGGAGGCAGAATCACAGATTATTAAGTTAAAGACAAACATGCAAAG GCTTGAAGAGAAATTTGCTGACATTGAGTCTGAAAACAAAATTCTTCGGCGACAGCAAATAAGTACACCTATTAAAAGGGCACATGAGCACCCACCAATTCCACCAATTCCAGAAACTCAG AGAGTGGAAAATGGTCACCATGTGAACGAAGAGAACAGAGCCAAT GAACCACAAAGTGCAACGCCAAAGAAGTTTGGCACCGAATCTGATAGCAAGCTGAGGAGATCATTTGTTGAACGTCAACAT GAGAGTGTTGATGCTCTTATCAACTGTGTTGTGAAAAACATTGGGTTCAGTCAAGGAAAGCCTGTTGCGGCCTTTACCATCTACAAATGTCTTCTCCACTGGAAATCTTTTGAGGCTGAAAGGACTAGTGTGTTTGATCGCCTCATCCAGATGATTGGTTCGGAAATTGAG AACCAAGACAACAATGATCACATGGCTTACTGGCTGTCAAATACATCTGCGTTATTGTTCTTACTCCAACGAAGTCTGAAGGGTTCTGGAGCAGGTGCAAAGAAGCCATCCGCTCCAACATCTCTCTTTGGGAGGATGACCATG GGTTTTCGCTCATCCCCTTCTTCTGCAAACCTTGCATCTGCACTTGAGGTAGTACGCCAAGTGGAGGCCAAGTACCCTGCATTGCTATTCAAGCAGCAGCTTACAGCATATGTGGAGAAAATATATGGCATTATTCGAGACAACTTGAAAAAGGAGTTGAAtccattgctttctttgtgCATCCAG GCACCGAGAATGTCAAAGGGTGTACTAAGATCTGGGCGGTCCTTTGGGAAAGATTCTCCAGCAAGTCACTGGCTGAGCATTATTGACGGCCTTAGCACTTTCCTTAGCACATTGAAAGAGAATTTT GTGCCTCCGGTTCTTGTCAAGGAGATCTTCACTCAGACTTTCTCATATATTAATGTACAACTGTTCAATAG TCTTCTCCTACGCCGTGAATGCTGTACATTCAGCAATGGGGAGTATGTGAAATCTGGATTGGCTGAGTTGGAGTTGTGGTGTTGTCAAGCAAAAGAAGAG TATGCGGGCTCATCGTGGGATGAACTTAAGCACATAAGACAAGCTGTTGGTTTCCTG GTCATACATCAAAAGTATAGAATTTCTTATGATGAAATCACCAATGATCTGTGCCCC ATCCTGAGTGTTCAACAGCTGTATAGAATATGTACTCTCTATTGGGATGACAACTATAATACCCGAAGTGTATCTCCAGAT GTAATTTCCAGCATGAGAGTACTTATGACTGAGGACTCCAACAATGCTGTCAGCAACTCATTTTTGTTGGATGACAATTCCAG CATCCCCTTCTCGGTTGATGACCTCTCTACGTCCCTACAAGAGAAGGAGTTTTCAGATGTCCAACCAGCAGATGAACTTCTTGAGCATCCCGCCTTCGAGTTTTTACATGAGTGA
- the LOC126586564 gene encoding myosin-6-like isoform X1 produces the protein MAAAISLVVGSLVWVEDPEEAWLDGEIVEIKSENYKVLCTSGKTVVVKASSVYPKDAEAPPCGVDDMTKLAYLHEPGVLDNLRSRYDINEIYTYTGSILIAVNPFCRLPHLYDSHMMEQYKGADFGELSPHPFAVADEAYRLMINDGISQSILVSGESGAGKTESTKLLMRYLAYMGGRGVAEGRSVEQQVLESNPVLEAFGNAKTVRNNNSSRFGKFVELQFDQNGRISGAAIRTYLLERSRVCQVSNPERNYHCFYMLCAAPPEDVQRFKLGPAKTFHYLNQSDCIELDALDDAEEYIATRKAMEVVGISSEEQDAIFRVVAAILHLGNIEFAKGKEMDSSMPKDDKSWFHLKTAAQLFMCDVKALEDSLCKRIIVTRDETITKWLDPEAAAVSRDALAKVVYSRLFDWLVDKINNSIGQDPDSKFLIGVLDIYGFESFKTNSFEQFCINLTNEKLQQHFNQHVFKMEQEEYTKEEIDWSYIEFVDNKDILDLIEKKPGGIIALLDEACMFPRSTHETFAQKLYQTFKNHKRFMKPKLSQSDFTICHYAGDVTYQTALFLDKNKDYVVAEHQALLSASTCSFVSGMFTSLIEDSSKSSKFSSIGSRFKQQLQQLLETLSSTEPHYIRCVKPNNVLKPAIFENKNVLQQLRCGGVMEAIRISCAGYPTRKAFAEFIDRFGLLAPEVLDGSTDEVNACKRLLQKVGLEGYQIGKTKVFLRAGQMAELDARRSEVLGKSASIIQRKVRSYLAKRSFIVLRLSAIRLQAACRGHLARHVYQGMRREASSLMIQRHLRMYLARKAYKELYCSAVSIQTGMRGLTARNELRFRKQTKAAIIIQSHCRKFLARSHYKKTKKAAIATQCAWRGKVARMELRKLKMAARETGALQAAKNKLEKQVEELTWRLQLEKRMRADMEEAKTQENEKLQSALQEMQVQFKETKAMLEKECEALERAEKVVPLIQEVPVIDHGLMEKLTNENEQLKALVNSLEIKIDETEKKYEEANKMSEERLKQALEAESQIIKLKTNMQRLFELEEKFADIESENKILRRQQISTPIKRAHEHPPIPPIPETQRVENGHHVNEENRANEPQSATPKKFGTESDSKLRRSFVERQHESVDALINCVVKNIGFSQGKPVAAFTIYKCLLHWKSFEAERTSVFDRLIQMIGSEIENQDNNDHMAYWLSNTSALLFLLQRSLKGSGAGAKKPSAPTSLFGRMTMGFRSSPSSANLASALEVVRQVEAKYPALLFKQQLTAYVEKIYGIIRDNLKKELNPLLSLCIQAPRMSKGVLRSGRSFGKDSPASHWLSIIDGLSTFLSTLKENFVPPVLVKEIFTQTFSYINVQLFNSLLLRRECCTFSNGEYVKSGLAELELWCCQAKEEYAGSSWDELKHIRQAVGFLVIHQKYRISYDEITNDLCPILSVQQLYRICTLYWDDNYNTRSVSPDVISSMRVLMTEDSNNAVSNSFLLDDNSSIPFSVDDLSTSLQEKEFSDVQPADELLEHPAFEFLHE, from the exons atg GCTGCTGCTATTAGTCTTGTGGTTGGATCTCTTGTTTGGGTCGAGGATCCTGAAGAAGCTTGGCTAGATGGTGAAATTGTGGAGATTAAAAGTGAAAACTACAAGGTTCTCTGCACTTCAGGGAAGACG GTTGTCGTTAAAGCCTCCAGTGTCTATCCTAAAGATGCCGAGGCCCCACCCTGTGGAGTGGATGATATGACAAAGCTGGCTTATTTGCATGAACCAGGTGTCCTGGATAATTTAAGATCAAGATATGATATCAATGAAATATAT ACTTACACAGGGAGCATTTTGATCGCCGTGAACCCTTTTTGTAGACTACCTCATCTGTATGATAGCCATATGATGGAACAATATAAAGGGGCAGATTTTGGTGAACTGAGCCCACACCCGTTTGCTGTTGCAGACGAGGCATATAG ACTTATGATTAATGACGGAATAAGTCAGTCAATATTGGTTAGTGGTGAGAGTGGGGCTGGTAAAACTGAAAGCACCAAATTGCTTATGCGCTATCTTGCCTACATGGGAGGGAGAGGTGTTGCTGAAGGGAGGAGTGTTGAGCAGCAAGTCTTGGAG TCAAATCCTGTTTTAGAAGCATTTGGAAATGCGAAGACTGTTAGAAACAATAACTCCAG TCGTTTTGGTAAGTTTGTGGAGCTTCAGTTTGATCAGAATGGGAGGATCTCTGGAGCTGCAATCAGAACTTATTTGCTTGAAAGATCACGCGTTTGTCAGGTGTCCAATCCCGAGAGAAATTATCATTGTTTCTACATGCTTTGTGCTGCACCACCTGAG GATGTTCAGAGGTTCAAATTGGGACCCGCAAAAACGTTTCATTATTTGAATCAATCAGATTGTATTGAATTGGATGCGCTTGATGATGCTGAAGAATACATTGCTACAAGGAAGGCAATGGAGGTTGTTGGAATAAGTTCTGAAGAACAG GATGCCATATTTCGAGTTGTGGCAGCAATTCTACATCTTGGAAACATTGAATTTGCAAAGGGTAAGGAAATGGACTCTTCCATGCCGAAGGACGACAAATCTTGGTTCCACCTAAAAACTGCTGCCCAGCTTTTCAT GTGTGATGTGAAGGCGCTAGAAGATTCTCTTTGCAAACGCATTATTGTTACTCGTGATGAAACAATCACAAAATGGCTGGATCCAGAAGCCGCAGCTGTCAGTAGAGATGCTTTGGCTAAAGTTGTGTACTCGAGGTTGTTTGATTG GCTTGTGGATAAGATTAACAATTCAATTGGTCAAGATCCTGACTCAAAGTTCTTAATTGGAGTTTTGGACATTTATGGATTTGAGAGTTTCAAAACGAACAG TTTTGAGCAATTTTGCATCAATTTGACGAATGAGAAGCTTCAGCAACATTTCAATCAG CACGTTTTCAAAATGGAGCAAGAAGAATATACAAAAGAAGAGATTGATTGGAGTTACATTGAATTTGTTGACAACAAAGATATCCTAGATCTGATTGAAAAG AAACCTGGTGGCATAATTGCTCTTCTCGATGAAGCTTG TATGTTTCCAAGATCGACACATGAAACATTTGCTCAGAAGTTATATCAAACATTCAAAAATCATAAGCGCTTCATGAAACCAAAATTGTCTCAAAGTGACTTCACAATTTGCCATTATGCTGGTGAT GTCACTTATCAAACTGCACTGTTTCTGGACAAGAACAAGGACTATGTGGTTGCTGAGCATCAAGCACTTTTGAGTGCTTCTACATGTTCCTTTGTCTCGGGCATGTTTACGTCTTTAATTGAGGATTCGTCCAAGTCGTCAAAGTTTTCCTCAATAGGTTCTCGGTTTAAg CAACAACTGCAACAATTGCTTGAAACTCTCAGTTCTACGGAGCCACATTATATTCGGTGTGTAAAACCCAATAATGTTCTTAAGCCAGCAATCTTTGAGAACAAAAATGTTTTACAACAACTTCGGTGTGGG GGGGTCATGGAAGCAATCAGGATAAGCTGTGCTGGGTATCCTACTAGAAAAGCTTTTGCTGAATTTATAGACCGATTTGGCCTCCTTGCACCTGAAGTTTTGGATGGAAG CACTGATGAGGTCAATGCTTGCAAGAGACTTTTACAGAAGGTGGGCCTAGAAGGCTATCAG ATTGGTAAAACAAAGGTCTTCCTTCGGGCTGGTCAGATGGCGGAACTGGATGCTCGTAGAAGTGAGGTCTTAGGAAAATCAGCTAGTATTATTCAAAGGAAAGTGCGTTCTTATTTGGCTAAAAGAAGTTTTATCGTGCTCCGTCTTTCTGCAATACGACTTCAAGCTGCATGCAGAG GACATCTTGCTCGACATGTCTATCAGGGCATGAGGAGAGAAGCTTCCAGTCTAATGATCCAAAGGCATTTGCGCATGTATCTTGCTAGGAAAGCTTACAAAGAATTGTATTGCTCTGCTGTATCTATTCAGACTGGTATGCGAGGGTTAACTGCCCGTAATGAGCTACGCTTCAGAAAACAGACCAAAGCAGCAATTATCATCcag AGCCACTGTCGCAAATTCTTGGCACGGTCGCATTataagaagacaaagaaagctgCAATTGCCACACAATGTGCTTGGAGGGGAAAGGTTGCTCGTATGGAACTACGAAAGCTTAAGATG GCCGCAAGGGAGACGGGAGCTCTCCAAGCtgccaaaaataaattagaaaagcAAGTTGAAGAATTGACATGGAGATTACAGCTGGAGAAACGAATGAGG GCCGACATGGAAGAAGCCaaaacacaagaaaatgaaaaactacAGTCTGCATTGCAAGAGATGCAAGTTCAATTTAAAGAAACTAAGGCGATGCTTGAGAAGGAGTGTGAAGCCTTAGAAAGAGCTGAAAAAGTAGTCCCATTAATACAGGAGGTTCCAGTTATTGACCATGGCTTGATGGAGAAGCTAACCAACGAAAACGAACAACTTAAG GCTTTAGTGAATTCATTGGAGATAAAAATTGATGAAACAGAAAAGAAATATGAAGAGGCAAACAAAATGAGTGAAGAAAGGTTGAAGCAAGCTTTGGAGGCAGAATCACAGATTATTAAGTTAAAGACAAACATGCAAAGGTTATTTGA GCTTGAAGAGAAATTTGCTGACATTGAGTCTGAAAACAAAATTCTTCGGCGACAGCAAATAAGTACACCTATTAAAAGGGCACATGAGCACCCACCAATTCCACCAATTCCAGAAACTCAG AGAGTGGAAAATGGTCACCATGTGAACGAAGAGAACAGAGCCAAT GAACCACAAAGTGCAACGCCAAAGAAGTTTGGCACCGAATCTGATAGCAAGCTGAGGAGATCATTTGTTGAACGTCAACAT GAGAGTGTTGATGCTCTTATCAACTGTGTTGTGAAAAACATTGGGTTCAGTCAAGGAAAGCCTGTTGCGGCCTTTACCATCTACAAATGTCTTCTCCACTGGAAATCTTTTGAGGCTGAAAGGACTAGTGTGTTTGATCGCCTCATCCAGATGATTGGTTCGGAAATTGAG AACCAAGACAACAATGATCACATGGCTTACTGGCTGTCAAATACATCTGCGTTATTGTTCTTACTCCAACGAAGTCTGAAGGGTTCTGGAGCAGGTGCAAAGAAGCCATCCGCTCCAACATCTCTCTTTGGGAGGATGACCATG GGTTTTCGCTCATCCCCTTCTTCTGCAAACCTTGCATCTGCACTTGAGGTAGTACGCCAAGTGGAGGCCAAGTACCCTGCATTGCTATTCAAGCAGCAGCTTACAGCATATGTGGAGAAAATATATGGCATTATTCGAGACAACTTGAAAAAGGAGTTGAAtccattgctttctttgtgCATCCAG GCACCGAGAATGTCAAAGGGTGTACTAAGATCTGGGCGGTCCTTTGGGAAAGATTCTCCAGCAAGTCACTGGCTGAGCATTATTGACGGCCTTAGCACTTTCCTTAGCACATTGAAAGAGAATTTT GTGCCTCCGGTTCTTGTCAAGGAGATCTTCACTCAGACTTTCTCATATATTAATGTACAACTGTTCAATAG TCTTCTCCTACGCCGTGAATGCTGTACATTCAGCAATGGGGAGTATGTGAAATCTGGATTGGCTGAGTTGGAGTTGTGGTGTTGTCAAGCAAAAGAAGAG TATGCGGGCTCATCGTGGGATGAACTTAAGCACATAAGACAAGCTGTTGGTTTCCTG GTCATACATCAAAAGTATAGAATTTCTTATGATGAAATCACCAATGATCTGTGCCCC ATCCTGAGTGTTCAACAGCTGTATAGAATATGTACTCTCTATTGGGATGACAACTATAATACCCGAAGTGTATCTCCAGAT GTAATTTCCAGCATGAGAGTACTTATGACTGAGGACTCCAACAATGCTGTCAGCAACTCATTTTTGTTGGATGACAATTCCAG CATCCCCTTCTCGGTTGATGACCTCTCTACGTCCCTACAAGAGAAGGAGTTTTCAGATGTCCAACCAGCAGATGAACTTCTTGAGCATCCCGCCTTCGAGTTTTTACATGAGTGA